A part of Paenibacillus donghaensis genomic DNA contains:
- a CDS encoding phosphodiester glycosidase family protein, whose protein sequence is MLKHKICSFALACLVILPGLSSGPSTAAAAAAPKNTVYVDKENHSYVPLRFLSGFAGIQTDWNAASKRIVLARSGSSISFTLGQRAAVLNEQPVTLTEPAFRDSATGTLYVPLSVVSQSLGIQLAWNRETSSLTLSGGEESAALPVLTGTLMKADAPAVTSARRTIQAAGRSYSVQTVTVSLLHPKVKLGVVLAGNQVGKVEGLSSIAKRSSAVAAINGTFFDAYTSSAYKVPYGYIFDGGKMLMKSSGNRRAIFTYNHQGLAELIPGLEIKSRIADGSIEGALQAGPRLLVDGKIALNVVAEGFKDDKILTGSGSRSALGLTRDHKLILLTTSGATIRQLAEIMKQAGAYQAMNLDGGASSGLYYGGKYLTTPGRQISNALIVKVQ, encoded by the coding sequence ATGTTGAAACACAAGATTTGTTCGTTCGCCCTCGCTTGTCTCGTAATTCTCCCGGGATTGTCTTCCGGGCCATCCACAGCCGCTGCGGCTGCCGCACCCAAAAACACTGTCTATGTGGACAAGGAGAACCATTCCTACGTTCCGCTGCGGTTCTTATCCGGCTTCGCCGGCATTCAGACCGACTGGAATGCTGCCAGCAAGCGGATTGTGCTTGCCCGGTCCGGCAGCTCAATCTCCTTCACGCTGGGCCAGCGTGCCGCTGTGCTTAATGAACAGCCCGTCACACTGACGGAGCCTGCCTTCCGCGACAGCGCAACCGGAACCCTCTACGTACCGCTGTCCGTGGTCAGTCAGAGTCTCGGGATTCAGCTGGCCTGGAACAGGGAGACCTCTTCCCTGACGCTTAGCGGAGGGGAAGAGAGCGCCGCCCTTCCGGTCCTTACCGGCACACTGATGAAGGCTGATGCTCCGGCGGTAACCAGTGCCAGACGCACGATCCAAGCCGCAGGCAGATCTTATTCTGTGCAGACCGTCACGGTGTCCCTGCTGCATCCCAAGGTCAAGCTCGGAGTAGTGCTGGCAGGCAATCAGGTGGGCAAGGTAGAGGGACTGAGCAGTATCGCCAAACGCAGCAGTGCGGTTGCCGCAATTAACGGAACCTTCTTCGATGCCTATACCTCAAGCGCCTACAAGGTTCCTTACGGCTATATCTTCGACGGAGGAAAGATGCTGATGAAGAGCTCGGGAAACCGCCGCGCCATCTTCACCTACAACCATCAAGGCCTGGCGGAGCTGATCCCGGGGCTGGAGATTAAATCACGGATTGCCGACGGCTCGATCGAAGGCGCACTCCAGGCAGGTCCACGGCTGCTGGTTGACGGCAAGATCGCACTGAATGTGGTTGCAGAAGGCTTCAAGGATGACAAAATCCTCACCGGCAGCGGCTCGCGCAGCGCCCTTGGCCTGACACGCGACCACAAGCTGATTCTGCTGACCACCAGTGGCGCCACGATCCGGCAACTGGCCGAGATCATGAAGCAGGCCGGAGCTTATCAGGCGATGAACTTGGACGGCGGCGCATCCAGCGGCCTCTATTACGGCGGCAAATACCTGACAACCCCCGGTCGCCAGATCAGCAACGCGCTGATTGTGAAAGTTCAATAA
- a CDS encoding GerAB/ArcD/ProY family transporter, producing MQQKERISSLQIAFMIMLFEIGSTPLFMLGGKAKHDSWLAMSFGSAAGLLLLGLLLWIQRRSPKQDLMAMLTLHFGRWPGSLIGGIYCLYFAYQSMRNVRDLGELTAMTMLPMTPMWITMLIFVLTALYAIWKGAEVVFRLPEILLPVMLSFYGIIILLLFIMGEPDFNRLTPVLDHGLKPVLAAALPDIVSFPFGQMIVFLMLWSLWDKPGVPTRQSLLAYGAVSLFLIFMNALNVAVLGEGIAGISQLPFLKTVRTLSSLKFIERLDILVTVQLFVGLLIKMMLFYYCAVKGITGLTRKPVKWWVFPVGGLIYAASFLERDYTQHLAIGLGPSLRIDTIFQVVLPMLLGLSILLRRGEHNLNRSVRKR from the coding sequence ATGCAACAGAAGGAACGGATATCTTCACTGCAAATCGCCTTCATGATTATGCTGTTCGAGATTGGCAGCACACCGCTGTTCATGCTTGGCGGCAAGGCCAAGCACGATTCCTGGCTTGCCATGTCCTTCGGCTCAGCGGCCGGACTCCTGCTGCTCGGACTGCTGCTCTGGATTCAGCGACGCTCGCCCAAGCAGGACTTGATGGCCATGCTCACCCTCCATTTCGGCCGCTGGCCAGGCAGCCTTATCGGCGGAATCTACTGCCTCTATTTCGCCTATCAGTCGATGCGCAATGTGCGCGACCTGGGGGAGCTGACCGCCATGACGATGCTGCCGATGACACCGATGTGGATCACCATGCTGATCTTTGTCCTGACCGCACTCTATGCCATCTGGAAAGGAGCAGAGGTCGTCTTCCGACTGCCCGAAATTCTGCTTCCGGTCATGCTCTCCTTCTATGGAATCATCATCCTGCTGCTGTTCATCATGGGCGAGCCGGATTTCAATCGCCTCACTCCTGTGCTGGATCACGGGCTGAAGCCTGTGCTAGCAGCGGCATTGCCGGATATCGTTTCCTTCCCCTTCGGACAGATGATTGTCTTCCTGATGCTCTGGTCCCTATGGGACAAGCCCGGTGTCCCTACCCGGCAGAGCCTGCTCGCTTATGGAGCCGTCAGCCTGTTCCTGATCTTCATGAATGCGCTGAATGTAGCAGTGCTGGGTGAGGGAATCGCAGGCATCAGCCAGCTGCCCTTTCTCAAAACCGTCCGCACCTTATCCAGCCTTAAATTTATTGAACGGCTCGATATTCTGGTCACGGTCCAGCTGTTCGTCGGGCTGCTGATCAAGATGATGTTATTCTATTACTGCGCTGTCAAAGGCATCACTGGACTGACCCGCAAGCCGGTCAAATGGTGGGTGTTTCCTGTCGGCGGGCTGATCTATGCCGCTTCCTTCCTGGAACGGGATTATACCCAGCATCTTGCCATAGGCCTGGGGCCGAGCCTCAGAATCGACACGATCTTCCAGGTTGTTCTCCCTATGCTGCTGGGGCTCTCCATTCTCCTGCGCAGGGGCGAACATAACCTTAATCGCTCTGTAAGGAAACGTTAA
- a CDS encoding Ger(x)C family spore germination protein, producing the protein MVQTETKGLGLMSTGRKLGLKARAARCLVCTLVCTSMVTGCWDDRELSELGITSGSAYDWEDNQWKATYQVINPSSGASSMGGGGGGSGSSPPFLTFTVKGNTIMDAIDRSNLTSTREMFFSHSRVTVIGEKLARRGINQLIDFFLRKQDARETVYVFIAKGNAGDILNQLMQLTKNQGAGIQLMIEQEARLTSYFPGVRLFQLAMALSSESGSAVIPEILLTGDEIMDETSETGRTDLPSRLALGRLGVLKGDRLVGWLSQQEAFGLSFLTNKINQASLSFPTQPETSAKIDGSFLLQHASTKIRPVWENDHYVMDVSITGSGVITEIGSPMDLNNRASIAQMERTIGENILETVKQSWVSVKRLNADVTGFAMTIHRSDRKRWKQIEADKSWDEVFGNIEIRPRIHVSIERMGLSNKSFKTVQQD; encoded by the coding sequence GTGGTTCAAACCGAAACGAAAGGGCTGGGACTCATGAGTACAGGACGCAAGCTTGGCCTGAAGGCCAGAGCCGCCCGCTGTCTGGTCTGCACTCTGGTATGCACCTCTATGGTGACAGGCTGCTGGGACGACCGTGAGCTGAGCGAGCTCGGCATTACGTCCGGCTCCGCTTATGACTGGGAGGATAATCAGTGGAAGGCTACTTATCAGGTTATCAACCCTTCCTCAGGAGCCAGCAGCATGGGCGGCGGCGGGGGCGGCAGCGGCAGCTCCCCTCCCTTTCTGACCTTTACGGTTAAAGGGAACACGATTATGGATGCCATCGACCGCAGTAATCTGACCAGTACCCGTGAAATGTTCTTCTCCCATTCCCGCGTGACTGTCATAGGGGAGAAGCTTGCGCGACGAGGGATCAACCAGCTGATTGATTTCTTTCTGCGCAAGCAGGATGCCCGCGAAACTGTGTACGTCTTCATAGCCAAAGGCAATGCGGGCGATATTCTGAACCAGCTCATGCAACTGACCAAAAACCAAGGGGCGGGCATCCAGCTGATGATTGAGCAGGAAGCCCGCTTGACCTCCTATTTTCCCGGGGTTCGGCTGTTTCAGCTGGCCATGGCCTTGTCTTCGGAATCCGGCAGCGCAGTTATTCCCGAGATTCTGCTCACCGGGGATGAAATTATGGATGAGACAAGTGAAACCGGACGCACCGACTTGCCCTCACGGCTGGCTCTCGGCCGGCTGGGCGTGCTGAAGGGGGATCGGCTGGTGGGCTGGCTGTCCCAGCAGGAAGCGTTCGGGCTCTCTTTTCTGACCAATAAGATTAACCAGGCCAGTCTCTCCTTCCCCACACAACCTGAAACCAGCGCTAAAATTGACGGCTCCTTCTTGCTCCAGCATGCTTCCACCAAGATTCGTCCGGTCTGGGAGAACGACCATTATGTCATGGACGTCAGCATCACAGGCAGCGGCGTCATCACAGAGATTGGCAGCCCGATGGATCTAAACAACCGGGCCTCGATTGCCCAAATGGAGCGGACGATCGGAGAGAATATCCTGGAGACGGTCAAGCAGTCCTGGGTTTCGGTGAAACGTCTGAATGCGGATGTCACCGGCTTTGCGATGACCATTCACCGCAGTGACCGCAAGCGCTGGAAGCAGATTGAAGCGGACAAGAGCTGGGACGAGGTCTTCGGCAACATTGAGATTCGCCCCCGCATCCATGTGTCAATCGAACGGATGGGGCTCAGCAACAAATCCTTTAAAACCGTCCAGCAGGATTGA
- a CDS encoding spore germination protein, producing MNNPKSKSRKNGLEPVENSVPAPLPLDVSLDANLQALEQRIGQSSDVVIRRFTNESLSSLSLAFVYIDGLVNSETINRTLLQPLMETFTPEGASITPDDAFSLIKDQVLPIGGVKEGKTLESLLALLFEGYTLIFLDGLQQALAADTSGSEKRSINEPTSQGVIRGPKEGFTESLRTGTSMLRRRLKTSDLRIEEYKIGQRTQTGVALVYINGLASEQVIAEIRRRLDAIHTDAILESNYIEEFIQDGGLTPFPTIQNTERPDAMAGGILEGQVGILIDGTPFALLAPSTFFNFFQSSEDYYQRFDISSFLRLIRYSAFFVSMLLPALYIAVTTFHQEMLPTTLLISLAAQREGVPLPALAEALLMELTFDVLREAGVRMPRTIGPAISIVGALVLGQSAVQAGLVSAAMVIVVSFTAISNFVIPSLAIANSIRLIRFVMMLIAATLGLFGIMSFLMVLLIHMAGLRSFGVPYLSPVAPMTPRYLKDIFIRVPLWNMTTRPKTNLGKETRRQGPHQEPKPAEGKPQPEQGGSSS from the coding sequence GTGAACAACCCTAAATCCAAGAGCCGTAAAAACGGGCTGGAGCCGGTGGAGAATTCCGTACCCGCCCCACTTCCGCTGGATGTTTCACTGGACGCCAATCTGCAGGCGCTGGAACAGCGGATAGGCCAGAGCTCCGACGTTGTAATCCGCCGTTTCACCAATGAGTCGTTAAGCTCGCTGTCGCTGGCCTTCGTCTATATCGACGGGCTGGTCAACTCCGAGACCATTAACCGCACTCTGCTGCAGCCGTTGATGGAAACCTTCACACCGGAAGGCGCATCCATCACCCCTGATGATGCTTTCAGCCTGATTAAGGACCAGGTGCTGCCCATCGGAGGTGTGAAGGAAGGCAAGACACTGGAGAGTCTGCTGGCCCTGCTGTTTGAGGGCTACACGCTGATTTTCCTGGATGGCCTCCAGCAGGCGCTGGCCGCAGATACCTCCGGCTCGGAGAAAAGAAGCATTAATGAACCCACCTCCCAAGGGGTGATCCGCGGCCCCAAGGAAGGCTTCACCGAGAGCCTGCGCACAGGCACCTCCATGCTGCGCCGCCGGCTCAAAACCTCTGATCTGCGGATCGAGGAATACAAGATTGGACAGCGTACCCAGACCGGCGTTGCTTTGGTTTACATAAATGGTCTGGCGAGCGAGCAGGTCATTGCTGAAATTCGCCGCAGGCTGGACGCGATTCATACGGATGCCATCCTGGAGAGCAATTACATCGAGGAATTTATTCAGGACGGCGGCCTCACTCCCTTCCCAACCATTCAGAATACAGAGCGCCCGGATGCCATGGCCGGAGGCATTCTGGAGGGTCAGGTCGGCATTCTGATTGACGGCACACCGTTTGCACTGCTTGCGCCTTCTACCTTCTTCAATTTCTTTCAATCCAGCGAAGACTATTACCAGCGTTTTGATATCTCTTCTTTTTTACGGCTGATCCGCTATTCAGCTTTTTTTGTATCCATGCTGCTGCCGGCTCTATACATTGCCGTAACCACTTTCCATCAGGAGATGCTGCCTACTACCTTGCTGATCAGTCTGGCGGCCCAGCGTGAAGGTGTGCCGCTGCCCGCTCTGGCGGAGGCGCTCCTGATGGAGCTGACTTTCGATGTGCTGCGCGAAGCGGGGGTACGCATGCCGCGGACCATCGGACCGGCGATCTCGATTGTCGGCGCGCTGGTGCTGGGCCAGTCGGCGGTGCAGGCCGGACTAGTGTCGGCCGCGATGGTTATCGTGGTTTCTTTTACCGCGATCTCGAACTTCGTCATCCCGTCGCTTGCGATTGCCAACTCCATCCGCCTGATCCGCTTCGTAATGATGCTGATTGCGGCCACGCTGGGATTGTTCGGCATCATGTCCTTTCTGATGGTGCTGCTGATTCATATGGCCGGGCTGCGCTCGTTCGGGGTCCCCTATCTCTCCCCTGTCGCTCCTATGACGCCGCGTTATCTCAAGGATATCTTCATCCGGGTGCCGCTGTGGAATATGACCACCCGTCCGAAGACCAATCTGGGCAAGGAAACACGCCGGCAAGGCCCGCATCAGGAGCCTAAACCCGCAGAAGGCAAACCACAACCCGAGCAGGGGGGCAGTTCATCATGA
- a CDS encoding response regulator transcription factor, whose translation METLLIVEDDAKLAALLSAYLSKYEFRTVIVEDFNLVLETFTASGADLVLLDVNLPRYDGYYWCRQIRKVSLCPILFISARDSGMDQVMALENGGDDYITKPFHYEVVLAKIRSHLRRAYGTYAQTLEERKLHSGELTLYPERYVIQHAGQSAELTQKEALLLEALMLKEGRVVTRERLLDVMWEDQHFIDDNTLNVYITRVRKKLKDLGLDDRLETVRGAGYRLSSPGERP comes from the coding sequence ATGGAAACTCTGCTGATTGTGGAGGACGACGCCAAGCTGGCGGCACTGCTTAGCGCGTATCTCTCTAAATATGAATTCAGAACCGTCATTGTTGAAGACTTTAATCTGGTGCTGGAAACCTTTACGGCCAGCGGAGCCGATCTGGTGCTGCTTGATGTGAATCTGCCCAGATATGACGGCTATTATTGGTGCAGGCAGATCCGCAAGGTTTCACTGTGCCCCATCCTGTTCATCTCCGCCAGGGACAGCGGGATGGATCAGGTTATGGCGCTGGAGAATGGGGGCGATGATTATATCACCAAGCCTTTTCATTACGAGGTGGTACTGGCCAAAATCCGCAGCCATCTGCGCCGCGCCTATGGCACCTACGCGCAGACTCTCGAAGAACGCAAACTGCATTCAGGCGAACTTACGCTGTATCCAGAACGTTATGTCATCCAGCATGCCGGACAATCTGCCGAGCTGACGCAGAAGGAGGCCCTCTTGCTGGAAGCCTTGATGCTTAAGGAAGGGCGTGTCGTTACCCGCGAGCGTCTGCTGGACGTGATGTGGGAGGATCAGCACTTCATTGACGACAACACGCTGAACGTGTACATCACCCGGGTACGCAAGAAGCTGAAGGATCTGGGGCTTGACGACAGACTGGAAACAGTCCGTGGCGCCGGGTACCGGCTCAGCTCGCCCGGAGAGCGGCCATGA
- a CDS encoding GerAB/ArcD/ProY family transporter produces MNGKIGTTQAAMLIVNTILPTAIVVLPAIISNYAEQDAPLAIFLSTLIGLGIATLVGTVVRYTNGMPFLDWIRKRSSPVVAFILGLLMLQFYLDIASTILREFINFTKDNVLVKTPATVLVILILLITVYMVRQGIEAIARVNSFVILLYIFFVPLFLFGLLGYIDIHRLLPLFDHSPAALTLASLTPASWMSEVGVLLFLAPYLKSPQKARFIGWLGLLTLFLLMLMILVPTLMVLGPDYIKISAYPGFSAAGIVRIGNSFERLDILFLSFWVLSIYLKLAIFLFATVECFKQTFRVDTSRPFIGALGLLIALECLFTWKDSAMLNTYNREGRFLVFLLFNAALPLILVILERFRWFKPKRKGWDS; encoded by the coding sequence ATGAACGGAAAAATTGGCACCACCCAGGCCGCCATGCTGATCGTCAATACGATTCTCCCCACCGCAATTGTCGTGCTTCCGGCGATTATCAGCAACTATGCCGAGCAGGATGCGCCGCTCGCGATCTTCCTGTCCACACTGATTGGACTTGGCATTGCGACGCTGGTCGGAACCGTAGTCCGTTACACCAATGGAATGCCCTTCCTTGACTGGATCAGGAAGCGCAGCTCCCCAGTAGTGGCTTTTATTCTCGGACTGCTGATGCTGCAATTCTATCTGGACATTGCCTCGACTATTCTGCGCGAATTTATCAACTTCACCAAAGACAATGTACTTGTGAAGACACCGGCCACAGTACTGGTAATCCTGATCCTGCTAATCACAGTCTATATGGTTAGGCAAGGAATTGAGGCAATCGCCAGAGTGAATAGTTTTGTGATTCTGCTTTATATCTTTTTTGTGCCCCTGTTCCTGTTTGGACTGCTGGGATATATAGATATTCACCGACTGCTGCCGCTATTTGACCATTCTCCCGCTGCGCTGACACTGGCCAGCCTTACTCCGGCAAGCTGGATGTCAGAGGTGGGAGTACTGCTGTTTCTGGCCCCTTATCTGAAATCGCCGCAGAAAGCCCGCTTCATCGGTTGGCTGGGCCTGTTGACCTTATTCCTGCTGATGCTGATGATTCTGGTGCCTACACTGATGGTGCTGGGACCCGATTATATCAAAATCTCGGCCTACCCCGGATTCTCCGCGGCCGGAATTGTGCGGATCGGCAATTCTTTTGAACGGCTGGATATTCTATTCTTATCCTTTTGGGTGCTCAGCATTTACCTGAAGCTGGCGATATTCCTGTTCGCTACAGTGGAATGCTTCAAGCAGACCTTTCGCGTCGACACCAGCAGGCCGTTCATCGGGGCGCTGGGGCTGCTGATTGCACTGGAGTGCCTGTTCACCTGGAAGGATTCTGCGATGCTGAATACCTACAATAGAGAAGGAAGGTTTCTTGTCTTCCTGCTGTTCAATGCAGCCCTGCCGCTGATACTGGTGATATTGGAACGCTTCAGGTGGTTCAAACCGAAACGAAAGGGCTGGGACTCATGA
- a CDS encoding helix-hairpin-helix domain-containing protein: MTENEPANHEQGLPTKMGKPALRALHAAGYTRLEQLAAASEAELLKLHGMGPKAMGLLHQALEDKGLSFKD, translated from the coding sequence ATGACCGAGAATGAACCAGCGAACCATGAACAAGGCTTGCCCACCAAGATGGGCAAGCCTGCATTACGGGCGCTTCATGCCGCAGGGTATACCCGTCTGGAGCAGCTTGCGGCAGCAAGCGAGGCGGAGCTGTTGAAGCTGCATGGCATGGGCCCCAAAGCGATGGGCCTGCTGCATCAGGCCCTTGAAGATAAGGGCTTATCCTTTAAGGACTAA
- a CDS encoding ATP-binding protein — translation MMSEKIVIEKLIQQKLTSIAPVVVMMCGVAGSGKTTFALKLEKEGFARLSIDEDIWATHGRFGVDYPQQNYEFLKEESEIKLRGELVNRIQANHHVVIDFSFWQRQRRSDYKQLIEQHGGVWELIHLKVQPAELRQRLLIRSERFDANAAFPVTEDTLTRFLIGFEPPSGEGETVIEA, via the coding sequence ATGATGAGCGAAAAGATTGTTATCGAAAAGCTGATACAGCAAAAGCTTACGAGCATAGCTCCCGTCGTTGTGATGATGTGCGGCGTGGCAGGGTCGGGTAAAACAACCTTTGCTCTAAAACTGGAGAAAGAGGGATTCGCCCGTCTCTCGATAGATGAGGATATTTGGGCAACACACGGCCGTTTTGGAGTGGATTATCCGCAGCAGAATTATGAGTTCCTTAAGGAAGAATCGGAAATAAAGCTGCGGGGGGAACTGGTGAATCGAATCCAGGCTAACCATCATGTTGTCATCGATTTCAGCTTTTGGCAGCGTCAAAGACGAAGCGACTACAAGCAACTGATCGAGCAGCATGGCGGTGTGTGGGAACTGATTCACTTAAAGGTTCAGCCGGCTGAGTTGCGTCAGAGGCTTCTTATCCGAAGTGAACGTTTTGACGCCAATGCGGCATTTCCGGTCACCGAGGACACGCTGACTCGGTTTTTAATTGGTTTTGAGCCCCCTTCTGGAGAAGGAGAAACGGTGATTGAAGCATAG
- a CDS encoding histidine phosphatase family protein translates to MTTIGLIRHGSTFWNKEGRAQGHTDNTLDEEGLQQAAAIAERLSGEQWDYIYSSDLRRARQTAEVIADRLGIPIAGLVPEMREMFGGLIEGTTEQERLDRWGSEWRTMDLGLETPEAGQLRGSQAIAALAAKHPGSNILVVSHGAILRSTLRGLVPGLDVSGLLKNTSITKITLADDCWECGLYNCVAHLGPPLLHS, encoded by the coding sequence ATGACAACGATAGGATTAATCCGGCACGGCAGCACCTTCTGGAACAAAGAAGGCCGGGCGCAGGGACATACCGACAATACACTGGATGAAGAGGGCTTGCAGCAGGCGGCGGCCATTGCGGAGCGGCTAAGCGGGGAGCAGTGGGATTACATCTATTCCAGTGATCTGCGACGGGCCAGACAGACAGCCGAGGTTATCGCGGACAGGCTGGGCATCCCGATTGCCGGACTGGTCCCGGAGATGCGCGAGATGTTCGGAGGATTGATTGAAGGCACAACAGAGCAGGAGCGGCTGGACCGCTGGGGCAGCGAGTGGAGAACGATGGACCTGGGGCTCGAAACTCCGGAAGCAGGCCAGCTTAGAGGCAGCCAGGCGATTGCGGCACTTGCCGCCAAACATCCGGGAAGCAACATTCTTGTGGTCAGCCACGGTGCCATCCTGCGAAGTACACTGAGAGGACTGGTTCCCGGTCTGGATGTTAGCGGTCTGTTGAAGAACACTTCCATTACGAAGATCACACTGGCGGATGATTGCTGGGAATGCGGGTTGTATAATTGTGTAGCGCATTTGGGACCTCCACTGCTCCATTCTTAA
- a CDS encoding Vat family streptogramin A O-acetyltransferase: MSKNTGPDPHAVYPNPDLKQIRFIKNIVTNPLIVAGDYSYYDDSSGEAPFEQQVTHHYDFIGDKLIIGKFCAFASGIEFVMNGANHRMGSVTTYPFNIMGHGWEKATPRLEELPYKGDTVIGNDVWIGQKVTIMPGVHIGDGAIIAANSTVAKDVPPYHIAGGNPARILRKRFSDELIELLLELKWWDWSIEKVTANLEILCSSDPEQIRTLI, translated from the coding sequence ATGAGCAAGAATACTGGACCTGATCCACATGCCGTCTACCCCAACCCAGATCTGAAGCAGATTCGCTTCATTAAGAACATCGTAACCAATCCGCTGATTGTGGCCGGAGATTATTCTTATTATGATGATTCCTCAGGGGAGGCGCCTTTTGAGCAGCAGGTCACCCATCACTATGATTTTATCGGCGACAAGCTGATTATCGGTAAATTCTGCGCCTTTGCTTCGGGGATCGAATTCGTGATGAACGGGGCGAACCACCGGATGGGCTCGGTCACCACTTATCCTTTTAATATTATGGGACATGGATGGGAGAAAGCAACCCCGCGGCTCGAGGAGCTGCCTTACAAGGGAGATACCGTTATCGGTAATGACGTCTGGATTGGACAAAAGGTTACAATTATGCCCGGAGTCCACATTGGCGACGGTGCGATCATAGCGGCCAACTCGACGGTTGCCAAGGACGTTCCACCCTATCATATCGCAGGCGGCAACCCCGCCCGGATTCTGCGCAAGCGGTTCAGCGACGAGCTGATCGAACTGCTGCTAGAGCTGAAATGGTGGGACTGGAGCATCGAGAAGGTGACGGCGAATCTGGAGATCCTGTGCAGCAGTGACCCGGAGCAAATCCGCACACTGATCTGA
- a CDS encoding sensor histidine kinase: MKLFCRDQLPLALFWLAQMLLVPLLYWVSGENRPFSIVLYGMSLSLIVLLLYLVFRYTQHRKLYARLSRPEVQPGNHLGPMGDAPLPEAVDELLQLIDREYQEQLNSHVQRLDQHIVFMNRWVHQMKTPISVIQLTVQELDDEAASSIQEELERLRRGLELVIYTSRLDRFEDDFYVQPLGLRKLVSQAVSENRRLFIRRGIQVDIGVDEDLSIYSDAKWLMFMLTQILTNAVNYTAGSGKKVTVSARRSGEATILDIADQGIGILPEDLRRVFNPYFTGERGRQYHESTGMGLYLVREICARLGHRVELESTPGEGTTLRLIFKI; the protein is encoded by the coding sequence ATGAAGCTGTTCTGCAGAGATCAACTGCCGCTGGCGTTGTTCTGGCTGGCCCAGATGCTGCTGGTGCCGCTGCTCTACTGGGTATCCGGGGAGAATCGGCCCTTCTCCATCGTACTGTATGGAATGTCTCTCAGCCTCATTGTACTGCTGTTATACCTGGTCTTCCGCTATACGCAGCACCGGAAGCTGTACGCCAGGCTAAGCCGCCCGGAGGTTCAGCCCGGCAACCACCTTGGCCCCATGGGCGATGCGCCGCTGCCCGAAGCGGTGGATGAGCTGCTGCAGCTGATCGACCGGGAATACCAGGAGCAGTTGAACTCCCATGTCCAGCGGCTCGACCAGCATATTGTCTTTATGAACCGCTGGGTGCATCAGATGAAGACCCCCATCTCCGTGATCCAGCTTACGGTGCAGGAGCTGGACGACGAAGCGGCCAGCAGCATCCAAGAGGAGCTGGAGCGGCTGCGCCGTGGACTGGAGCTGGTTATCTATACCTCCCGGCTGGACCGGTTCGAGGATGATTTCTATGTCCAGCCCCTGGGGCTGCGCAAGCTGGTCAGTCAGGCGGTATCGGAGAACCGCCGGTTGTTCATTCGCCGCGGAATCCAAGTGGATATCGGGGTGGATGAAGATTTGTCTATATACAGCGACGCCAAGTGGCTGATGTTCATGCTGACGCAGATCCTGACCAATGCCGTGAATTATACAGCCGGCAGCGGCAAGAAGGTCACCGTCTCTGCGCGTCGTTCCGGTGAGGCTACGATCCTGGATATTGCCGATCAGGGCATCGGCATCCTGCCCGAGGACCTGAGAAGGGTGTTCAATCCCTATTTCACGGGTGAGCGCGGCCGCCAATACCATGAGTCCACCGGAATGGGCCTATACCTGGTGCGGGAAATCTGCGCCAGGCTCGGGCACCGCGTGGAGCTGGAATCCACTCCCGGCGAGGGCACAACCCTGCGCCTTATCTTCAAAATATAA